A stretch of the Panicum virgatum strain AP13 chromosome 9N, P.virgatum_v5, whole genome shotgun sequence genome encodes the following:
- the LOC120690279 gene encoding probable protein phosphatase 2C 47, translated as MSGGLEPETPPGSSRSGGTTPVGGKPPRHHLTSIRHCASSARIAAASAEFELDSGTLSLISPTDMRPGFLPVFRSGSCADIGPKSYMEDEHVCVDNLVEHLGLRGPGIHAPGAFYGVFDGHGGTDAACFVRKNILKFITEDCHFPNSMEKAIRSAFVKADHAIADSHSLDRNSGTTALTVFIFGRTLLVANAGDCRAVLGKRGRAVELSRDHKPSCTVERLRIENLGGTVFDGYLNGQLAVARAIGDWHMKGSKGSICPLTPEPEFREVRLTEEDEFLIIGCDGLWDVMSSQFAVSMVRKELMAHNDPQRCSRELVQEALRRDCCDNLTAVVVCFSVDPPPQIEIPRFRVRRSISMEGLHTLKGALDSNV; from the exons ATGAGCGGGGGACTGGAGCCGGAGACCCCGCCGGGTAGCAGCAGGAGCGGGGGCACCACGCCGGTGGGAGGCAAGCCGCCGCGGCACCACCTCACGTCCATCCGCCACTGCGCCAGCAGCGCACGCAtcgccgcggcctccgccgaATTC GAGCTGGATTCGGGGACGCTGAGCTTGATCTCGCCCACAGACATGCGTCCGGGCTTCTTGCCCGTGTTCCGATCGGGGAGCTGCGCGGATATCGGGCCCAAATCGTACATGGAGGACGAACATGTCTGTGTCGACAATCTCGTCGAGCACCTCGGACTGCGTGGCCCGGGCATCCATGCCCCTGGTGCCTTCTATGGG GTGTTTGATGGCCATGGTGGTACAGATGCTGCCTGTTTTGTCCGGAAGAATATACTGAAGTTCATAACCGAGGATTGCCACTTCCCCAACAGCATGGAGAAGGCAATCAGAAGTGCGTTTGTGAAGGCTGACCATGCAATTGCGGATTCCCATTCTCTTGACCGTAATTCTGGGACCACAGCATTGACAGTCTTTATATTTGGCAG GACATTGCTTGTTGCAAATGCCGGTGACTGTCGAGCGGTATTAGGAAAGCGAGGCCGAGCTGTTGAACTCTCTAGAGACCATAAACCCAGCTGCACGGTTGAGAGGCTTAGAATTGAAAACCTTGGTGGTACTGTCTTCGATGGATACCTCAATGGTCAGCTGGCTGTAGCAAGGGCGATCGGTGATTGGCACATGAAGGGCTCCAAAGGCTCTATATGCCCTCTTACACCAGAGCCTGAGTTTCGGGAGGTTAGACTCACGGAGGAAGATGAGTTCTTGATAATAGGCTGTGATGGCCTTTGGGATGTGATGAGCAGCCAGTTTGCTGTGTCCATGGTAAGGAAAGAGCTGATGGCGCACAACGATCCGCAACGGTGCTCACGAGAGCTTGTCCAGGAAGCTCTCAGGCGAGACTGTTGTGATAACCTAACTGCAGTTGTTGTGTGCTTCTCAGTGGACCCACCCCCTCAAATCGAGATCCCGAGATTCCGGGTACGAAGAAGCATATCAATGGAAGGACTGCATACACTGAAGGGAGCCCTTGACAGTAATGTCTGA
- the LOC120690505 gene encoding MLO-like protein 9, with product MGGASGEAAAGGGTRSLDQTPTWAVAAVCAVIVAASIMLEGLLHHLGQLLSKKRKKALFDALEKVKSELMTLGFISLLLTVTGRYISRICIPEGTANTMLPCRLSVHSEAKEPEGHGRRHLSEDPSYFFSCPKGMVSLVSADGMHQLHIFVFFLAVFHVTFSFFTMSLGRAKTRIWKVWEKETCLPTYEFQYDPSKFRLTHQTSFVRQHASCWSKSTILLYVVSFFRQFFRSVRRTDYLTLRHGFIAAHLSPGTKFNFRKYIKRSLEDDFKTVVGISPPLWASALAVMLVNVHGWHNLFWFSTIPLVLILAVGTKLQAIIAMMAIAITERHTVIQGMPVVKLSDDHFWFGKPRLVLHLIHFASFQNAFEITYFFWIWYEFGLRSCFHDNFELIIARVCLGAVVQFTCSYITLPLYALVSQMGSQMKTTIFDEQTAKALKKWHKAVVKKKHNKESSDDPSETQSADTPAGGTEASEWRHRPHEVPVRHLHRYKTIAHVGGARSPLSDSDYSDTDDAEPVSSSQTRHLIPPAKQRSLDTGRKEVRVDVVETAAAAARGGHQDSFSFPRLPPRHVQDK from the exons atgggcggcgccagcggagaagccgcggccggcggcggcacgaggTCGCTGGACCAGACGCCGACGTGGGCCGTGGCCGCCGTCTGCGCCGTCATCGTCGCCGCATCCATCATGCTGGagggcctcctccaccacctcggCCAG TTGCTCAGCAAGAAGCGGAAGAAGGCGTTGTTCGACGCCCTGGAGAAGGTTAAATCCG AGCTGATGACCCTGGGGTTCATATCGCTGCTGCTCACCGTGACGGGGAGGTACATCTCGCGCATCTGCATCCCGGAGGGAACCGCCAACACCATGCTGCCCTGCCGCCTGTCCGTCCACTCGGAGGCTAAGGAGCCCgagggccatggccggcggcaccTGTCTGAAGATCCGAGCTACTTTTTTTCCTGCCCCAAA GGCATGGTGTCGCTTGTTTCAGCCGACGGGATGCATCAGCTGCACATTTTCGTGTTCTTCTTGGCCGTCTTCCATGTCACATTCAGTTTCTTTACAATGTCCCTAGGTAGAGCAAAG ACGCGTATATGGAAGGTGTGGGAAAAGGAAACGTGCTTACCAACCTATGAATTCCAATATG ATCCCTCAAAGTTCAGGCTTACTCATCAAACATCCTTTGTAAGGCAACATGCAAGCTGTTGGAGCAAAAGCACAATCCTGCTCTATGTT GTGAGCTTCTTTAGACAGTTCTTTAGATCTGTTCGAAGGACAGACTACCTTACTTTGCGGCATGGATTCATTGCT GCTCATTTATCTCCAGGGACCAAGTTCAATTTTCGGAAGTACATCAAGAGGTCATTGGAGGATGATTTCAAAACAGTTGTTGGCATTAG TCCACCTTTATGGGCCTCTGCTTTGGCTGTCATGCTCGTCAATGTTCATG GATGGCACAACTTGTTCTGGTTCTCAACAATTCCCCTTGTA CTGATTCTAGCAGTTGGAACAAAGCTGCAGGCAATAATTGCTATGATGGCTATTGCAATTACAGAGAGGCATACAGTTATTCAGGGCATGCCAGTGGTAAAACTGAGTGATGATCATTTCTGGTTCGGGAAGCCTCGTCTAGTTCTCCATCTCATTCATTTCGCATCATTTCAG AATGCATTTGAGATTACATATTTCTTTTGGATTTGG TACGAGTTTGGGCTGAGGTCCTGCTTCCACGACAACTTTGAGCTTATTATTGCAAGAGTCTGCCTTGG GGCTGTCGTCCAATTTACGTGCAGCTACATCACCCTTCCACTCTACGCCCTTGTATCTCAG ATGGGGTCACAAATGAAGACAACGATTTTCGACGAGCAGACAGCCAAGGCCCTGAAGAAGTGGCACAAGGCAGTGGTGAAGAAGAAGCACAACAAGGAGTCGTCAGATGACCCTTCCGAGACCCAGAGCGCGGACACACCAGCAGGAGGAACGGAGGCGAGCGAGTGGCGGCACCGGCCGCACGAGGTGCCGGTCCGTCACCTCCACCGCTACAAGACCATCGCGCACGTCGGCGGCGCGAGGAGCCCGCTGTCGGACTCGGACTACAGCGACACGGACGACGCCGAGCCGGTGTCGTCGTCGCAGACCAGGCACCTGATACCGCCGGCGAAGCAGCGGAGCCTTGACACCGGGCGTAAGGAGGTGCGCGTGGACGTtgtggagacggcggcggcggcggcgcgcggcggccaccAGGACAGCTTCTCGTTCCCGAGGCTGCCTCCTCGCCATGTGCAGGACAAGTGA